A genomic segment from Paraburkholderia hayleyella encodes:
- the uvrB gene encoding excinuclease ABC subunit UvrB, translating into MSGHSTRDAADTLDESKFVSFDGSPFQLYQPFEPAGDQPSAISTLVEGVEDGLSFQTLLGVTGSGKTFTMANTIARLGRPAIVFAPNKTLAAQLYSEFREFFPRNAVEYFVSYYDYYQPEAYVPQRDLFIEKDSAINEHIEQMRLSATKSLMERRDVVIVATVSAIYGIGNPSEYHQMILTVRTGDKLGQRDIIARLIAMQYNRNETDFQRGTFRVRGDTIDIFPAEHAEMAVRIELFDDEVETLQLFDPLTGRVRQKIPRFTVYPSSHYVTPRETVMRAVETIKDELRERLEFFYQGGKLVEAQRIEQRTRFDLEMLQELGFCKGIENYSRHFSGAAPGEPPPTLIDYLPPDALMLLDESHVLIGQLNGMYNGDRARKENLVDYGFRLPSALDNRPLKFAEFERKMRQIIFVSATPADYEKKTSGQVAEQLVRPTGLVDPLIEVRPASTQVDDVLSEIHERVKAGDRVLVTVLTKRMAEQLTEFLAEHGIKVRYLHSDIDTVERVEIIRDLRLGTFDVLVGINLLREGLDIPEVSLVAILDADKEGFLRAERSLIQTIGRAARNVNGRAVLYADRVTDSMRRAIDETERRRAKQIAFNEKMGITPRGVVKRIKDIIDGVYNVDEARAELKEQQQRARFEDMSEKQLAKELKLLEKQMMEHAKNLEFEKAAQARDQLALLRERVFGANVGDHVSGAG; encoded by the coding sequence ATGTCCGGACATTCCACGCGTGACGCAGCCGACACGCTAGACGAAAGCAAATTCGTTTCGTTCGATGGCTCTCCATTTCAGCTTTACCAGCCGTTCGAACCCGCGGGCGACCAGCCCAGTGCTATCAGCACACTCGTCGAAGGGGTCGAAGACGGCCTGTCGTTTCAGACGTTGCTAGGTGTAACGGGGTCGGGCAAAACCTTCACGATGGCCAACACCATTGCCCGGCTGGGCCGTCCGGCTATTGTCTTTGCGCCCAACAAGACGCTGGCGGCGCAGTTGTACTCAGAGTTCCGCGAGTTTTTCCCGCGCAATGCCGTCGAATATTTCGTTTCGTATTACGACTACTACCAGCCCGAAGCTTACGTGCCGCAGCGCGATCTGTTCATCGAAAAAGATTCGGCAATCAACGAGCATATCGAACAGATGCGGCTGTCCGCGACCAAAAGCCTGATGGAGCGGCGCGATGTCGTGATCGTGGCGACGGTGTCGGCCATTTACGGTATTGGTAATCCGTCCGAATATCACCAGATGATTCTGACGGTGCGCACTGGCGACAAGCTTGGCCAGCGCGACATCATTGCACGGCTGATTGCGATGCAATACAACCGCAACGAGACCGATTTTCAGCGTGGCACATTCCGCGTGCGGGGCGACACGATTGATATTTTCCCGGCCGAACACGCCGAAATGGCGGTGCGTATCGAGCTTTTCGATGACGAAGTCGAAACCCTGCAATTGTTCGATCCGCTGACAGGCCGGGTGCGACAGAAAATCCCCCGGTTTACGGTGTATCCGTCGTCACACTATGTGACGCCGCGCGAAACCGTGATGCGGGCGGTCGAAACCATCAAGGACGAACTGCGCGAGCGGCTCGAATTCTTCTATCAGGGGGGCAAGCTGGTCGAGGCGCAGCGTATCGAACAGCGCACGCGTTTTGATCTGGAGATGTTGCAGGAGCTGGGTTTTTGCAAGGGGATCGAAAACTATAGCCGGCATTTCTCGGGCGCGGCCCCCGGCGAGCCGCCGCCGACCCTGATCGACTATCTGCCGCCAGATGCCTTGATGTTGCTGGACGAATCGCATGTGCTGATCGGCCAGCTCAATGGCATGTACAACGGCGACCGGGCGCGCAAGGAAAACCTCGTCGATTATGGTTTTCGCCTGCCGTCGGCGCTGGATAACCGGCCGCTCAAGTTCGCCGAATTCGAGCGCAAGATGCGTCAGATCATTTTTGTCTCGGCGACGCCGGCTGATTACGAAAAGAAAACTTCAGGGCAGGTTGCCGAGCAACTGGTGCGCCCGACGGGGCTGGTCGATCCTCTTATCGAGGTGCGCCCGGCGAGCACGCAGGTCGATGACGTGCTTTCTGAAATTCACGAACGGGTCAAGGCTGGGGACCGGGTGCTGGTTACCGTGCTGACCAAGCGCATGGCCGAGCAGCTTACCGAGTTCCTGGCGGAGCATGGGATCAAGGTGCGCTATCTGCATAGCGACATCGATACGGTCGAGCGGGTCGAGATTATCCGCGATCTGCGCTTAGGGACGTTCGATGTGCTGGTGGGGATTAACTTGCTGCGGGAAGGTCTGGATATTCCCGAGGTGTCGCTCGTGGCGATTCTGGATGCCGACAAGGAAGGGTTTTTGCGAGCGGAGCGTTCGCTGATTCAAACCATTGGCCGTGCGGCACGTAATGTGAATGGCCGTGCGGTGCTCTATGCCGACCGGGTGACCGATTCGATGCGGCGCGCTATTGACGAGACCGAACGGCGGCGGGCCAAACAGATTGCCTTCAACGAAAAAATGGGTATTACGCCGCGCGGCGTCGTGAAACGGATCAAGGACATTATTGATGGCGTCTATAACGTTGATGAAGCACGCGCCGAACTGAAAGAGCAACAACAACGGGCCCGGTTCGAAGACATGTCTGAAAAACAGTTGGCGAAAGAACTCAAGCTGCTAGAAAAGCAAATGATGGAACATGCCAAAAATCTCGAGTTTGAAAAAGCCGCGCAGGCCCGCGATCAGCTTGCGCTGTTGCGTGAGCGTGTGTTTGGGGCCAATGTCGGCGACCACGTGAGTGGCGCGGGGTGA
- the hemP gene encoding hemin uptake protein HemP encodes MTERTRPSTLNVRRSTASSTASALTSRLPAAVAASAAVTATTATARTVQSHAVLQGLKQIGIEHNGEIYYLRTTRLGKLILTK; translated from the coding sequence ATGACTGAACGGACCCGCCCTTCTACGCTTAATGTGCGTCGCTCAACAGCCTCATCAACGGCTTCAGCGTTAACCAGCCGCCTTCCGGCAGCAGTTGCAGCTTCCGCTGCTGTTACCGCAACCACCGCAACAGCACGCACCGTTCAAAGCCATGCCGTGCTACAGGGTTTAAAACAGATCGGCATTGAGCACAATGGCGAGATTTATTACCTTCGGACAACGCGGCTAGGCAAGCTGATTCTGACGAAGTAG
- a CDS encoding cupredoxin domain-containing protein codes for MRFNRILTVFAVFVLVGARANIAQAVDLPTFKLEMNDGKLTPARIEVPAGQRIKIEVRNTGKGAAEFESVQLRKEKVLAPGADSFVVIAPLSPGEYKFFDDFHQQAQGVIVAK; via the coding sequence ATGAGATTCAACAGGATATTGACGGTTTTCGCGGTTTTCGTTCTGGTAGGCGCGCGCGCCAATATTGCGCAGGCGGTCGATTTGCCGACGTTCAAGCTCGAGATGAACGACGGCAAGCTGACGCCGGCGCGTATCGAGGTGCCGGCCGGACAGCGCATCAAGATTGAAGTGCGTAACACAGGCAAAGGCGCGGCTGAATTTGAAAGCGTGCAGTTGCGCAAAGAGAAAGTGCTGGCGCCGGGGGCTGATTCATTCGTCGTGATCGCCCCGCTGTCACCCGGCGAATACAAGTTTTTTGATGATTTTCACCAGCAGGCTCAGGGTGTGATCGTTGCCAAATAA
- a CDS encoding MotA/TolQ/ExbB proton channel family protein has product MQNYGLAHVWAQGDFVTCGIAIALLIMSVLSWSVMVIKGWNVFRLKRLTQNAEQAFWHSDDFADGIKKLGHDTSTPQNNPFLALALAGQEAADHHHQTQPHLHDRMDVSDWITRCLKNTMDESIARMQSGLAILASIGSTAPFVGLFGTVWGIYHALLTIGATGQSSIDQVAGPVGEALIMTAFGLFVAIPAVLGYNALTRANKAMVNKLSRFAHDLHAFFVTGTRLSSSRRRDGLRLATTHNH; this is encoded by the coding sequence ATGCAAAACTATGGTTTAGCGCACGTTTGGGCACAGGGCGATTTCGTCACGTGCGGGATCGCAATCGCGCTGCTGATCATGTCCGTGCTGTCATGGAGCGTCATGGTCATCAAAGGCTGGAACGTCTTTCGTCTCAAGCGGCTGACCCAGAATGCGGAACAGGCGTTCTGGCATTCCGACGATTTCGCCGATGGCATCAAAAAACTGGGGCATGACACCTCCACCCCGCAAAACAACCCTTTTCTGGCGCTCGCCCTGGCCGGTCAGGAAGCCGCCGATCATCATCATCAGACTCAACCCCATCTGCATGACCGCATGGACGTATCCGACTGGATCACGCGTTGTCTGAAAAACACCATGGACGAAAGCATCGCGCGCATGCAAAGCGGGCTGGCCATACTCGCCTCTATTGGCAGCACCGCACCTTTCGTCGGGCTGTTTGGCACGGTCTGGGGTATTTATCATGCGTTGCTGACAATCGGCGCGACAGGCCAGTCGTCCATCGATCAGGTCGCGGGCCCCGTGGGTGAGGCACTGATCATGACGGCCTTTGGCCTCTTCGTCGCAATTCCGGCTGTGCTGGGCTACAACGCGCTGACCCGCGCCAACAAGGCGATGGTCAACAAACTGAGCCGCTTTGCCCACGACCTGCACGCCTTCTTTGTGACAGGGACACGCCTGTCATCCTCCCGCCGCCGCGATGGCCTGCGCCTCGCCACGACGCACAACCACTAA
- a CDS encoding SRPBCC family protein — protein MNFEHLIQINDPLNPQHEPMTLAQLWEGLVLRAEQPQLFVIGLDSCTIASRSSTTMERELHYGTVIVRDRVTLIENKSVRYDIEATETYVGGSLTMTIEQPGPTQLFLRFSYHTTLPVTDDQDAIQTQEIVKSAYHEADIDTVRLIRQYVQGNASSSPLH, from the coding sequence TTGAATTTCGAACACCTGATCCAGATCAACGATCCGCTCAATCCGCAGCACGAGCCCATGACGCTCGCCCAGCTCTGGGAGGGGCTCGTGTTGCGGGCAGAGCAACCGCAACTATTCGTCATCGGTCTCGATAGCTGCACGATTGCCTCCCGCTCCAGCACGACGATGGAGCGTGAACTCCATTACGGCACAGTTATCGTGCGCGACCGCGTGACGTTGATTGAAAACAAAAGCGTGCGTTACGACATAGAGGCCACCGAAACCTATGTAGGCGGTTCACTGACGATGACCATCGAACAGCCTGGACCCACGCAACTGTTTTTGCGTTTCAGCTACCACACCACCTTGCCGGTCACTGACGACCAGGACGCGATCCAGACCCAGGAAATCGTCAAATCGGCCTATCACGAAGCGGATATCGATACCGTTCGGCTGATCCGTCAATACGTTCAGGGCAACGCCAGTTCTAGCCCACTGCACTAA
- a CDS encoding OsmC family protein, protein MAAPSVTAQISSTNFKVALDDGAHAWFADEPKADGGGDRGPTPVALLLSSLGACTAITLKMYAQRKGWPLDDVHVTLALESNSTNSTNSNEGAAIERRIVLEGHLSGEQRERLLQIANACPVHKILTHPVSIRTGLAAA, encoded by the coding sequence ATGGCCGCACCCAGCGTTACCGCACAGATCAGTTCGACGAATTTCAAGGTTGCACTCGATGACGGCGCTCATGCGTGGTTCGCCGACGAACCCAAAGCCGATGGTGGTGGCGATCGCGGGCCCACCCCTGTGGCCTTGTTGTTGTCCAGTCTTGGGGCCTGCACCGCCATCACGCTCAAGATGTACGCACAACGCAAGGGCTGGCCGCTGGATGATGTCCATGTCACACTCGCGCTCGAATCAAACAGCACAAACAGCACAAACAGCAACGAAGGTGCGGCCATCGAACGCCGGATCGTGCTTGAAGGCCACTTGTCTGGCGAGCAACGGGAGCGCCTGCTACAAATTGCCAATGCATGCCCAGTCCATAAAATCCTGACGCATCCGGTTTCGATCAGAACCGGGCTCGCTGCAGCCTGA
- a CDS encoding FTR1 family iron permease, which yields MGQVLFVVWRESVEALLVVGILYAWLTNGDADARRGLPYLWAGVAVGILAAIALGVALISFTEVLSGDAQDYFQTAMVLVACVLIVQMVLWMKQHGRTLKRDMEQSLQQSKRDANWWSVGVLVALAIAREGSETVIFLYGLGFGQSGHVDSAQMLAVVIGLALAFLTFYVLQLGGKFFSWRLFFRVTEIMLLFLGAGLFQTGVDKLIDKEILPTLVDQVWNTSALLDDSSTLGSLVATLTGYRAHPALMNLLAYALYWGVVYLLVRRANRRPVQQATGRAA from the coding sequence ATGGGTCAGGTGTTGTTTGTCGTGTGGCGGGAAAGTGTCGAGGCGCTGCTGGTGGTCGGCATTTTGTATGCGTGGCTGACAAACGGAGACGCCGATGCCCGGCGGGGCTTGCCTTATTTATGGGCTGGCGTGGCCGTGGGTATCCTGGCGGCGATCGCGCTGGGTGTGGCGCTGATCAGTTTTACCGAAGTCTTGTCAGGTGACGCACAGGATTATTTTCAGACCGCGATGGTGCTGGTGGCCTGCGTGCTGATCGTGCAGATGGTGCTCTGGATGAAGCAGCATGGCCGCACGCTCAAGCGCGACATGGAGCAGTCGCTGCAACAGAGCAAACGGGATGCGAACTGGTGGAGCGTTGGCGTGCTGGTCGCGCTGGCGATTGCGCGTGAAGGTAGCGAAACGGTCATCTTTCTTTATGGCCTTGGTTTTGGCCAGTCGGGACATGTCGATAGCGCCCAGATGCTCGCCGTCGTCATTGGCCTGGCGCTGGCGTTCCTGACGTTTTATGTGCTTCAGCTCGGGGGCAAGTTCTTTTCCTGGCGGCTCTTTTTCCGTGTGACCGAGATCATGCTGTTATTTCTCGGCGCAGGCCTGTTCCAGACAGGGGTCGACAAGCTGATCGACAAGGAAATCTTGCCGACGCTGGTCGATCAGGTGTGGAACACTTCGGCCTTGCTGGATGATTCGAGCACATTGGGTTCGCTGGTGGCGACACTGACGGGTTATCGCGCTCATCCGGCATTGATGAACCTGCTGGCCTACGCGTTGTACTGGGGCGTTGTTTATCTACTGGTGCGCCGTGCCAACCGGCGCCCGGTACAGCAAGCGACAGGGCGTGCAGCATGA
- a CDS encoding 4Fe-4S binding protein, translating to MSQVSQTSTVSSPSGRQRLAAAGQWMQRHGSLIRGIQWLVVAVYAFLILVPVFMPLPGDTAHLWNNLTLAAQFVFWGIWWPFVLLSMVLLGRVWCGVLCPEGALAEFASKYGRGRAIPHWMRWGGWPFVAFGLTTIYGQMVSVYQYPRAVLLVLGGSTLAAMVIGLLYGREKRVWCKYLCPVNGVFSLLARLAPFHYKVDEDAWRRSYTAGEHGHRVIPVNCAPLVPLRKMKGAAQCHMCGRCSGHRDAIALTWRPPSQEVVELGDKQASAWDTALILYGLLGIALGAFHWTGSPWFISLKTFFATWLIDHDITWPLETNAPWFLFTHYPEQNDVFSWLDGTMVIGYILATALVYGTTLLLLLAGAVRMLGRFVPVRLHHLAQALIPIAGAGVFLGLSATTLSLLRAEHVPLWWASDMRLAILVVANTWSAWLAWLVTRRYSAQFLSRGLAMVWFAGALAVVDSAWWLMFWGWVG from the coding sequence ATGAGCCAGGTGAGCCAGACAAGCACGGTATCAAGCCCTTCTGGCCGCCAGCGGCTGGCTGCGGCCGGGCAATGGATGCAGCGTCACGGTTCGCTGATTCGTGGCATCCAGTGGCTGGTTGTCGCGGTTTATGCTTTCCTGATTCTCGTACCGGTTTTTATGCCACTGCCGGGCGATACCGCACATCTCTGGAATAACCTCACGCTTGCTGCGCAGTTTGTCTTTTGGGGCATCTGGTGGCCGTTCGTGCTGCTGTCGATGGTGCTGCTCGGGCGCGTGTGGTGCGGGGTGCTGTGTCCTGAAGGCGCGCTCGCTGAGTTTGCCAGCAAGTACGGCCGGGGCCGGGCTATTCCACACTGGATGCGCTGGGGGGGCTGGCCTTTTGTCGCGTTCGGCCTGACAACCATCTATGGCCAGATGGTCAGCGTTTATCAGTATCCACGGGCGGTCTTGCTGGTGCTGGGCGGGTCGACGCTCGCAGCGATGGTCATCGGTTTGCTGTACGGGCGCGAAAAACGTGTCTGGTGCAAGTATCTGTGTCCGGTCAATGGTGTTTTTTCGTTGCTGGCACGGCTTGCGCCGTTTCACTACAAGGTCGATGAAGACGCCTGGCGCCGCTCTTATACCGCAGGCGAACATGGACATCGGGTCATTCCGGTCAATTGCGCGCCACTGGTGCCTCTGCGCAAAATGAAAGGCGCGGCGCAATGCCATATGTGCGGCCGCTGTAGCGGCCACCGCGATGCGATTGCATTGACATGGCGCCCACCGTCGCAAGAAGTGGTCGAACTGGGGGACAAGCAGGCGAGCGCGTGGGATACCGCGCTTATCCTGTATGGCTTGCTGGGCATCGCGCTGGGCGCATTTCACTGGACGGGCTCACCCTGGTTCATCTCTCTCAAGACGTTTTTTGCCACGTGGCTGATTGATCACGACATCACATGGCCGCTTGAAACAAACGCGCCCTGGTTTCTGTTTACGCACTATCCCGAACAGAACGACGTGTTTTCCTGGCTCGATGGAACGATGGTGATCGGCTACATCCTCGCCACGGCGCTGGTCTATGGCACAACGCTGCTGCTGCTGCTTGCCGGGGCCGTCCGGATGTTGGGACGTTTTGTCCCGGTGCGCTTGCATCATCTGGCGCAAGCGCTGATTCCCATAGCGGGTGCGGGTGTGTTTCTGGGGCTGTCCGCGACGACTCTTTCGTTACTTCGTGCGGAGCATGTGCCGTTATGGTGGGCCTCGGACATGCGGCTTGCCATTCTGGTTGTGGCCAATACATGGAGTGCCTGGCTAGCGTGGCTTGTGACGCGGCGCTATAGCGCGCAATTTTTATCGCGCGGCCTTGCCATGGTCTGGTTTGCCGGCGCGCTCGCCGTGGTTGATAGCGCGTGGTGGCTGATGTTCTGGGGCTGGGTGGGCTGA
- a CDS encoding iron transporter: MRVSSFLRGGVATAAAIIALSAVAAEYPIGKQQIQGGMEIGAVYLQPITMEPEGMMRKASDSDIHLEADIHAVKNNPTGFAEGDWMPYLQVRYELSKAGSKDVQKGDLMAMVASDGPHYGDNVKLSGPGKYHLKLFIAPPVQTGHMAFGRHVDKETGVGPWFKPFELNYDFTFAGIGKKGGY; the protein is encoded by the coding sequence ATGCGGGTTTCTTCATTTTTGCGTGGTGGGGTTGCCACCGCAGCGGCGATTATTGCACTGTCGGCCGTGGCCGCCGAGTATCCGATTGGCAAGCAGCAGATTCAAGGCGGGATGGAAATCGGCGCGGTATATCTGCAGCCGATCACGATGGAGCCGGAAGGGATGATGCGCAAGGCATCGGATTCGGATATTCACCTCGAAGCGGATATTCACGCGGTGAAAAACAACCCAACGGGTTTCGCCGAAGGCGACTGGATGCCGTATCTGCAAGTGCGCTATGAGTTGTCGAAAGCGGGTTCGAAGGATGTGCAAAAGGGCGATCTGATGGCGATGGTGGCAAGCGATGGTCCGCACTATGGGGACAACGTGAAGCTGTCGGGCCCGGGCAAATATCATTTGAAGCTGTTTATCGCGCCGCCGGTGCAAACCGGTCACATGGCGTTTGGTCGCCACGTGGACAAGGAAACAGGCGTGGGCCCGTGGTTCAAGCCGTTCGAACTGAACTATGACTTCACTTTTGCAGGCATTGGCAAGAAGGGTGGTTACTGA
- a CDS encoding LysR substrate-binding domain-containing protein gives MKIDSHNLNDLMYFSQVVEHGGFSAAERVLGISKSRLSRRLTELEASLGVRLLQRSTRKLALTEAGQLFYQHCQAMLLEAQAAVNIVQQLRASPRGTVRVSVPVTIAQTILSQILPEFMRRYPEVRVSMRVTNRVIDLYEDAIDVALRVRSVPPESANIIVRPLWRTHQMLLGAPALLDQHGPSLQPADLARFDTLDTPTHDGRHIYHLIAPDGRRHTHEHQPRLVSADITTLRAAALAGIGITALPEMMYSAALRTGQLLPVMSGWTLPVPQLYAVFLSRQGMVPAVRIFVDYLVEMLDPEVGKYRDQECPESAAGAPVTP, from the coding sequence ATGAAAATTGATTCGCATAATCTGAATGACCTGATGTATTTCTCGCAAGTGGTCGAACACGGCGGGTTTTCCGCGGCTGAGCGGGTGTTGGGCATTTCCAAATCGCGGCTGTCGCGGCGTCTGACCGAACTGGAGGCTTCATTGGGGGTGCGTTTGCTGCAGCGCTCCACACGCAAGCTGGCGCTTACCGAAGCCGGGCAGCTCTTTTACCAGCATTGCCAGGCGATGCTGCTGGAGGCGCAAGCAGCGGTCAATATCGTGCAGCAGTTGCGCGCTTCGCCGCGAGGCACGGTCCGGGTGAGTGTGCCGGTCACGATAGCGCAGACCATTCTGTCGCAGATTTTGCCGGAATTCATGCGGCGTTATCCCGAAGTCCGGGTGTCCATGCGCGTGACAAACCGTGTGATCGATCTTTATGAAGACGCGATTGATGTGGCGCTGCGTGTGCGTTCGGTGCCGCCCGAAAGCGCGAATATCATTGTCCGGCCGCTGTGGCGCACCCATCAGATGCTGCTTGGCGCGCCAGCCTTGCTGGATCAGCATGGGCCTTCTTTACAGCCCGCCGATCTCGCGCGCTTCGATACGCTGGATACGCCGACCCATGACGGACGACACATCTACCATCTGATCGCGCCGGATGGCAGACGCCATACGCACGAGCATCAGCCGCGTCTGGTGAGCGCGGACATCACCACCTTGCGTGCCGCGGCGCTAGCGGGTATTGGCATCACCGCCTTGCCAGAAATGATGTATAGCGCCGCGCTGCGCACGGGGCAACTGCTGCCGGTGATGTCTGGCTGGACGTTACCCGTGCCGCAACTGTATGCCGTATTTCTGTCGCGCCAGGGCATGGTGCCCGCCGTCAGAATCTTCGTCGATTATCTGGTCGAGATGCTTGACCCTGAAGTGGGGAAGTATCGGGATCAGGAGTGTCCGGAAAGCGCGGCTGGCGCACCGGTTACACCGTAA
- a CDS encoding ExbD/TolR family protein, which yields MAMSPFADDDDDGLMNEINMTPLVDVMLVLLIVFMVTIPVMRHAVKIDLPHASSQKEETKPAQVNVSVQANGTILWDEQVVSEAGLREKIALAAQASPQPELHLNADRKVAYENVAKVMSAAQAGGLTKIGFVTQPESH from the coding sequence ATGGCCATGAGCCCCTTTGCCGACGACGATGACGACGGCCTGATGAATGAAATCAACATGACGCCCCTTGTGGACGTCATGCTGGTTTTGCTGATTGTCTTCATGGTGACGATTCCGGTCATGCGTCACGCCGTGAAAATTGATTTACCGCATGCCAGCAGCCAGAAAGAAGAGACCAAACCCGCTCAGGTAAATGTTTCCGTACAGGCCAACGGCACCATTCTCTGGGACGAGCAGGTCGTGAGCGAAGCGGGCTTGCGCGAGAAAATCGCGCTGGCGGCCCAGGCTAGCCCGCAGCCCGAGCTGCACCTGAACGCCGACCGCAAAGTGGCCTACGAAAACGTGGCGAAGGTCATGTCCGCCGCGCAAGCGGGCGGCCTGACCAAAATAGGCTTTGTCACCCAGCCTGAAAGCCATTAA